The Electrophorus electricus isolate fEleEle1 chromosome 24, fEleEle1.pri, whole genome shotgun sequence DNA window ACGGTCTGACCAGAAACTACCAAAACATGTTTAGTGAAGTTTAGTTACAGGACTCTTAAGAATCTGAAGTACTCCACTATAAAGCCATTGgttatataaatagatatattgTGTGAAAAGTAATTCCTATGTAAAAAGATATTACTGGACAATAGTACAGAAAATGGGCTACCAAGAAGCATATAATACTAGAAATTTTGGCAGTGGATTATGTCAAAGTTGTAATGAGTTGGTGTTGTTGATTTTGAATTGTCAAAATCCTCGTTCATTGCAGTTCCCTGGCCTGGCCTGTGAACTCCAGTGACTATTGAAAGACTTTTATTGCCTTTATATTAAATGGCCTATTCAGGCGGTGGTCCAGAGTGTCTTGATATCCTTTTTAGTGTGTGGAAATGTTAGAATTTTTTGGAAATTTCTCCTGTAAATCACTTCAAGGCTAAATAGTACTTAATTGCATTCTctctgaaacaggaagtgtcCTACACCCGGGTGTGACGGGTCAGGTCACGTGACTGGACGTTTTACAGCGCATCACTGCATATCAGGTTGCCCACTGGCTGAGAAGAATCAGGGCAGGGTCAAAACTGATCTCTCGGATACAGAGGGATCCAAACGCAATCTGCTTGTTTTTGGCCAGAGGGCTAAAAAATCACGTTACCATGGCAGGTACTTTACTCCTTAACAGGAGCACATCTCAGGAGCACATCTCCTCCTGACAGCCTGTATGGCACTGCATTTTCATACTCAGATTGGTTGTTGTTAATGAGTCCTTAGTAGTTAGCTAAACTTTTCATGCTTTTCAAAGATCTGTAATCATTTGGAAGCCCAGATTTCGGTTTAAGGTAAAAAATTTTTATCCAGGATTGGTCGCCCTCCAAAATATCGAAAGAGTCAACAAAGAACCTACCAAAGTGAGTCTTTTATTTTATGATTTGCTTAAACCTCTGTTGCTTCTGGTAAAACATATAACCTTTATGGAGTTCTTCTTTCCCAAAATAAGATATGAAGCTATTATATCTGCTTCCACAACATcaaattagtgtgtgtgcgtgtgtgcgtgtgcgcgtgtgcgtgcatatgtgtgacaTCAGACATATCCACGGAGAGCATGTATCCTTCCCTCTTCATGTCAGCACTGACGGCCACCTCGGACCGCACGCTTTCCCTTTGCTGGGAGCAGCACTGCAAGTTACTGCCTGGTGTCGCTGGAATCCATGCGAGCCAAGTAGCTACGTGGAGCATTGACGAGGTAGACTTCATATCTTCATATTGACGAGGTAGACAACATATCTTCAGATGTGCAGTATTTAAAACTTAGAGCCCTCATTAATGTATCTGCAGTTCTTGAAGAGAGTTACCAGTTGGCTTCTCATTGTCTTCGACTGTTCTGGAGTTTGAAGTGTCTTGCTGCATTGTGTCTTCCTTTTGTCTACAGGTCTTCGGCTTTGTGCAGAACCTTATAGGGTGTGAGGAGCAGGCCAGACTGTTCAAAGAAGAAGTGAGCAAATAATCACACCTACGTTGTTACAATCATCTTCTCAGTCAGTCAGTTGAGAGTAGGTCTCAGTAATATGGTATGTTGGTACATTTTCTCACAATCATATACattagagaagaaaaaaaaaacaaaattgtaaCATTAACAACAGCTATATCTCATTACTCATTTCCTCAATATCACAATATTGAATTTCCATATTGGATTTTTTCTCAAGTCTtaaatttactgtttttttttattttatatatttactggACAAGTTTGGAATTATAAAGTCCAAATAATTTTTGTCTCAGCactaaaataaacagacaaacaaaaaacattttcctcaaCAGATGATTGACGGAGAGGCCTTTCTTCTGCTGACTCAGACCGATATTGTGAAGATAATGAGTATCAAGCTGGGACCTGCCCTGAAGATCTACAACGCAATCTTGATGTTCAAGAGCACTGATGAAGGACTGTAGTCAACTGTGTGACTCTTCAGATCTGTGCGACGTGCCCATCCACCCGGAATTCATTACTCATCATGTGATTGGTGTTTACtgctgtccccaccagagagagggaaagagagagatagagagagggagaaggggagagagagagagacactctaaaatgaataaaaatgaataagcaagggaaaaaaaaaattaaatgccaCTAAACAGAAAAAGGAAGGGCCAAGTGAAGCCTAGCTGAAGCCTCACAGAGGATGCTGTGCTTTTCAAAAAAGCTGAACGCAGCATTACAGTAGAAAATGGTCCGATCCAAAACACAAGGCTCTGGGCTGTCCTGGGTGGTCATTGTTCTTTCTGCTCCAGTCAACCAGGACCTTTGCGTATGTGCGTGCGAGCGAACTGTCCACTGTTCACGTCCGTGCTGCCACTTTCCTTTGAGTATGTGTTCTAGAAGGTGATAGAAAGTGATGTCATCATTGCTCGTGATGCATCACATAAAGTGATGCAGACATACCATCCTGCCACCTGACCTCCTGGGAGAGTCCAGTAAGAGGGGATGTGTTCTCTTTTCCTCAGTCATAACCAAGCAGTTTTTGTACTGTGAATAGCTGGTGCAGAGAGATCTGTGAATACCCTGGATGGCCCCATACTAATTATTCTAAGATGGGATTTATAATATTTGGTGTCACAAACAGTAGCACTTTTTTAGCAGTAAGGTATTGTATGTGAACAAGGGTGTTCTACAGAAACATGAGGCAGGTGTTGAGTAGCACTTTTTGACAGTATGCTGTTGTATGTGAACAAACGTGTTCTACGTAACGATGTGAGAGGTGTTCATTAACATCTGGGCATTTTAGGCAGATTTGGTGCTACCCCGAAACCTCGTTTAACCCACGATAATGTTTATGCACTTTATATGATCGGCCACTAGGTGGAGCAGATGCATATTTTGAGCCAACTGAAGAGCAGTATCAGGGCAATCTCCAGTGTTTTCCCTTTAGACTGTTTCTGGAGGTATTTTGTTGCTTATCAAAATAATGAACTTGTATTCAttctttgttcttgttgttgttgttaattaaCAGGGATTGGGACTGAACCTTCATCACAAGTCTTAATCTGTTTTCGGTGAACTATTCTCTCTCTGATGggaaaatataataatgtacAGTTCTTGAGTAAAAATGTCATTCAGCTCATCAACATAAATAAACGTTTAATTCAAGCCCTGCTAGATAGTTTCTgtctgtgaaatatatatagCATGCAAAAAGATATCGCTAAATTTGATAATTTAGCGCAGCGTTCCTATAGTAGATTATTTATTCTGAATATTTCTGGCGTACTGCCATAAACACCCCGAGCGCACTAAACAGCACCCACACCTCTTTCGGCAATACATTTAGTTGATCATTCACTTGTCGTTTTGGCGTAAGTGCGATAATTTAATTGCCGTCTGACGTGAAGGTCTAATGTTGCGAATCAGCGCGCGTCCCCGTAACACCTCCGCGAGACTCCGCTCAAAATTCCATTTCTTCACACGCGCGTCAATCGTCATGCAAACTACACGAGTTCGGATAGCCAAGGTAGGAAAAGTGGCATAAGATACACGTGTTATATAAGACATAACGACCTTACTGTGCAGTATACATTTCTGTTTGACAAAAGAAAGCAGGTTACGTCGCATATTCTTTACAAATGTACGATAGCACTTTTGTCCACTTTAACCGTTAACCAGGACTGCTGAGTTCACTCTTCACTTATATTATAGTGTAGTTTTCAGCAGTAAGATCATGGACATCTTAGAATTTGCATTAATCCTGTTTTCTTACAGAATAGTTTAGACTGTTAGTTACTATCAAAAACACGAAACATTTGGCTAATGCAAGTGCACCTGTAAgtttaatgcttttatttttaatcgaCTGTTATAACACTTGTCTTTTAGCCTACAggtaaaatcatttttgtttgtttgcgtcTGTCTTTTGTCATTCCACATCATTTATGCCAAATTGTAAATAGAGGCTAATTGTCAAATTCCTTTACATGGAAAGAGAGTATTTACTATGTAAACTTAATGGGAACTGTTACAATGTCCTTCATGGCTTTGCTTTTTAACACAAACCGGAAGATCCAGTTTTTGCGAAGCTACCACCTCTATAGGCAGACTGGCAAACACTCGATAGTGGCCGAGTCATCAAACGCTGACAGTTTTGCCGTTCAGACACAGTTCAGATGTAGACTGACCTCTGGGAACTGGAAAccttgaaatggaaaaaaagatggCACATTATAATCCAGTAAGTCTTTTACAACCGCATTCCAACCGAGTTCAGCTCTTCAGCTGATATTATAGACTTATAACATTTAACGAATTTGTGCTTCAGCCGCTGTCACCTTCGGCCAGTGATGTTAATTTAGGGGCCTCAGCCAATCCTCAGTAAgttgctttttatttcttttttaaaattaggttattcatatatatatatatatatatatatatatatatatatatatatatatatatatatatatatatatatatatatatatatatatatatatatatatatacacgtgcacagtttccagagaaacgggacTTGCACAGCTGACTTGCACTTTGCTTgtatagctgatgaaggacttctgtcaaAAACGTCCTGTTTcactggaaaccttgtgtacttcactacaattttgaatattttgaatatttttgaatatattatatatatatatatataactgcaGTTACACACCTAGAATCTTCATCATATATATGATGGTGCTAATTTTGTGCCTTCTCTGGTTTCAGTGCCAAACCAACAGACTTTGATTTTCTTGCTGTGATTGGAAAGGGAACCTTTGGAAAAGTAGGAGTGTTGGAAGCATTGCATTATGACTTGAGAAATTATTAACCTTTTAATAGCAAGTCTGCTGAACTTTGTTTACTCTGCTATCTTTAGAATATATAATGCAGAAAATTCTATATTTACTGCAGGGTTTTACTCAAGGTAATAATATGCCATTGGAATGACATTATCAATTACAGGTGCTCCTTGCCAAACTCAAAGTAGATGGAAAATTTTATGCTGTGAAGGTTTTGCAGAAAAAAgtcatattaaagaaaaaagaggttTGTACTGCTAGCCTTTTCCACCTGAACATTTGTTTGGTACATATATAGGAGTCATTATTTTAAGCTGAGTGTTTGATAATGTGACCACTTAACCTAAGAAGTGGAAGCGTGAGTGGCCATGACTAATTTTTTGTTACTGTAGTAGCGATCAAATGTAATGATATACTTCCTCTGTCCTTTGTACCATGACAATCATTTATAGCTCTTAGCTGAACACTTAACCTTTCTTTTATTGTGTCTGTGCCTACATGTGCTGCTTCCACCACCTGCATTTTGCAATGTCACCACTTGTGAAATGAGCTGAAATCCTGCTAAACGTTCCACTTGTAATGCACCGCGGGCGAATCAGTTACATGAGTCCATTGTCTCCAATAAGCAAACAACTAAGAAGAATGTGCCACTGTTTGAGGAGATGCTAACGCATCAGGCTTGAATGCTCTGTCCAGAGTGTGCCATTGTGTTTGACCTTCACGGAGAGGCAGTGTTGCTGTGTCACCTCGCCTCATGTCATTTGCATCAATGCTGTTCTGTGCCTTCCAGCAAAAGAATATAATGGCAGAAAGGAGTGTCCTCCTGAAGAGCCTGAAGCACCCCTTCCTTGTGGGCCTCCACTACTCATTTCAGACCTCAGAGAAGCTTTATTTTGTCCTTGACTACGTCAATGGAGGGGAGGTAGAGTCTGACAGAGAAACTTGGCCGTGACCATCGTGTACCCTTATCATTGCAGAAGTTTGCTCTCAAGTTGGCTCATGATACCATGCTTTTGTATGCACACAGAGTTCACATATAGGTCAGATCATTTGTGAATACGTATGCAAACTAGCCCTTTTCTTTTATTCCCAGCTGTTCTTCCATCTCCAGAGAGAGCGGTGTTTCTCCGAACCGCGAGCACGCTTCTATACAGCTGAGGTTGCTAGTGCCATTGGCTACCTCCACTCCCTCAATATTATTTACAGGTCAGTTCCTGGGACATTTTCTGTAATCCACATTATAAATCACATGAATTGCTCAATTTCACATCCACACTTCAACTCTTTCTGATCTTCAACCTATCCATCCAGGGATCTGAAACCGGAAAACATTCTATTAGATGCTCAGGTATTGGGGACTACCCATCTTTGAATCTAATGTGTTCTAAAATCCTTGGAAATGTGTTGTGACTTGTATGCTAAACACCACTGCCTGCTTTAGGGTCATGTTGTGCTGACTGATTTTGGCTTGTGTAAAGAAGGACTGGACCCAGAAGCTACCACCTCAACATTTTGTGGAACACCCGAGGTGAAGAACACAAGAAAAACACTTTACTTGTTGAAACTGGATTCCACCTTTCCTTCCATCATGCATTACTACCATGGGAagtcttcctctctcatttcAGTACCTGGCCCCAGAAGTGCTCCGGAAGGAGTCATATGACCGCACGGTGGACTGGTGGTGTCTAGGAGCTGTGATGTATGAAATGCTCTTCAGCTTAGTGAGTTCCACCACTGACCTCATAGTGCACGATTTGCTTACAAACAGTGCATACACAAAaccatttgaaatttgaaattcCTTTTGAATTTTCTCTTTAcaatttctgtctctttcacaaTGTGGTGTGTGCAGCCACCTTTCTACCAACGTGACGTAGCAGAGATGTACGACGGCATCTTGCACAAGCCCCTGCAAATGCCACCTGGGAAATCAAATGCAGCCTGTCACCTGCTCCATGGGCTGCTGCAGAAAGACCAGCACCGTCGACTGGGCGCCATTGCTGACTTTGTgagttacatttatggcattgagctgacacttttatccaaaaacacTTACAGTTATGATTAAATACAGCTcaagcaattgaaggttaagcaccttgctcaggggttgaactggcaactttctgattactagttaagCACCTAAGCacagagctaccactgtccAGCTTACCATACCTGCAtggtatgagtgagtgagaaatgTTGTGAGAAATTACATTATAGCCTACAAATGTGACGTTCTTCTAGCTAATGGGACATTTCTCTGGCAAATGAACACGTTAACATGCTGCTAACCCCACTAGTAataacactgtgtgtttgtcttgaTGTAACTATTAAGATAATGGAAGCATTGTTTTGGCTTGCAGCTTGAGATTAAAAATCATGTGTTCTTCAGTCCCATTAACTGGGACGACCTCTTTCACAAGCGCATCACTCCACCTTATAACCCCAATGTGGTAGGTTGTGAACATAATTCTTCACATTTAGTGTATCTTAAGCAAATGTTTTCAATCTTCATGCATATTAGATTTTTGAGTTTCTTATCAATTTCTGAAAGAATTGGCattgttttataaatattactggTTAATCACAAGTTTTTTTTAGAATTAAACTGATTGATATATGCAGTGAAATAGTTCTGTCAGTGTGTTTACTCTATAACTGCAATTTCCCCAGAGAGGTCCAGCGGACCTCCAGCACATTGACCCAGAGTTCACCAGAGAGATGGTGCCCAACTCAGTGGGTCATACCCCAGAACTGAACCCCAGCCTGGGTACCAGCAGCTCTAATGCTTTCAACGGCTTTTCTTATGTCTCTAGTGATGACAACTTTCTCTGAGGCTCCTGGAGCTTGAGCCTTCACTATAAAAAGAAGTAAGTAACCTGCCTGCCTTAATATTTTGAAGAAGAGTAAGTAAGTTAACTAGGAAGTTAACAGAACCATAATCTGTGATTTATATTCATATGTGAAGATATTCAAAGATACTCAAAGTTTCAAGGCAGTTAGGTTATCTGCTTTTTGGAGTTAAAACAATAGTGTCTGCAAGCTATATGATTGCCTTAGTCAAGCCTCAGAGCATAAGCCGTCATTTTAAACATTGAACACCGAATGGCAGTTTTAATTTTCCTTTCATTGCACCAGTTACCAATGAGCTAACGTCCAAGTCAGATGAGACTGGACAGTAGTACACCGTTCATAAGCTCCCCCTCACCCACATGTGATGAAACTTATGCGAATATTTTCCACATTGCCTTCTGTCTGTCACTtgactgttagtgtgtgtggttaaatgACTGTCCTCctgacattttttattatatactCAGTGTTAAAATGGATTATGTATATACAAATTCTGACCCAGTACTGGACACTGTATATAATAACGAGTCctggtttaaatattaaactggAGAAACAGTGTAACCATTCTTGTAGTTGCCTTATAATAACTATACTGCTGAACCTTGATGCATTTATGGCTTCCTTTAAGGAAAACAATATTATTAGTAACAAAACATAAGTGATTGCTGAGTGTGTTGTAGAGCACAGTATACATGtgatatgttttgttttcagttgttcTATGAGTGCCAAGCAATTGTATAAGGTGTGGTAAAAACAAGtaaaagataaaacattttcCTGCCTTACCACCATTATCATGTATTTTCTTGTTCATTATGTAAATTACAAATGACAACACTCAGAGATTTGTCATTGTATAATGAGAAGTGATATGTAATAGCACAGCATTGCATCAGAAGTTTATTACCACTGTTAAAAAATTTATGTAAGCAACCCAGCTGTCTTAAAATTCTCAAATAGTTAACAAAATGTGTAACAGATTTTTATTCTAATTTACTTTCttagaaacaaataaataagattacTTATTTAAGACATagcaacaaatgtttttactgtgtaaCAGGAAGTAGTAAGCTTCCAATATCATCACCTAAAACAAAAGGTACAACAAAAAGTCGACATGGATCACACATAGTTGCTTAAGCCTGTGATGATGTCCTTTCTTCTCAATGTTACTCCTTGCACCAACAGAAGCTGATGAACAGAAGCCCCCCCAAAATGGCCAGAAAGACACCCAGCATCACTTCAATCACCAGGGACTGTAGGGGGAATGCaccgtacacatacacactgaatgTGGTGCTCAGTTCACATAAGCTGTGGGAGGACAGAGCAGACACTTTACCACCTTAACTTACACTAGCACACCGTTTGCAAAATGATTTCTCTACTGCTTGTGATACCTTACCTGTAACTGGCATCCACTACTGTtgctttgaaaatgtatatcCCGTTGTACTTGGAGAAGATTATTCTGTTCCCGGCATCCTTATTCAGAACCTGATACTCTGCCTTTTGATTTATGAGCTCTGGTCCATCTGGATCATTGCAACTTTTATAATTCTTAAGAACAATCAGAAATAAGTAGCACGAAACCACCAAGCATCACACAAAACAACCCTTGGATTAGAAGGAATTTGCCCCCATTGTATTTTTGCACCATTATggca harbors:
- the sgk2a gene encoding serine/threonine-protein kinase Sgk2, with the protein product MEKKMAHYNPPLSPSASDVNLGASANPHAKPTDFDFLAVIGKGTFGKVLLAKLKVDGKFYAVKVLQKKVILKKKEQKNIMAERSVLLKSLKHPFLVGLHYSFQTSEKLYFVLDYVNGGELFFHLQRERCFSEPRARFYTAEVASAIGYLHSLNIIYRDLKPENILLDAQGHVVLTDFGLCKEGLDPEATTSTFCGTPEYLAPEVLRKESYDRTVDWWCLGAVMYEMLFSLPPFYQRDVAEMYDGILHKPLQMPPGKSNAACHLLHGLLQKDQHRRLGAIADFLEIKNHVFFSPINWDDLFHKRITPPYNPNVRGPADLQHIDPEFTREMVPNSVGHTPELNPSLGTSSSNAFNGFSYVSSDDNFL